TAAAAAAGAAACTGTCAAAACTTGTAGCAAgttgatttgtatttataaaagaattaaacattacttaaataatattagtatttaaaaattttaagccTTCAATCTTAATCTAAAAAATTtctatcaaaatcaaaaaatatcaagaatgattattgattaataatattatgatgtgttgttgtttgtagaaaaaatgtttaaattaaaaaatgaccaCTTGAGCGGGAGTTGTAATTCTtactataggtaccaataattcTCATATATAAACTTTGCGCCTCAGAATCTAATGGCGATAGGAAGCTTATCAATTCATAAGTCGGCGGGGGTGGATCTGTAAGGGCCACtggaaaaataacatattattataaatgatacacAGCGTGCCTGTTACAGCTCAACACTTTCTATCGTCAATGGTTTGTGGAGGTCAAATGGCGATATTACTTTCGCCTCCATCAACTGTGAGAAAGAGAATATTCGATcattggtaataactaataagttatctTTATTTCGTAGGAGActgaaaaacaatacaatagtAACGAAAATGGCGATACACTATACGTCGGTCTGTCGGCGGATCGTTACATCGCGTGAGATGTACTGTGCACTGCGCCACTGCGTTCGTGGTCGGTTGCGCGCGTAACTTAACTAACAAGTTGCTGAGTTCCGTGTCGGGGCGCGCAATCTTTTGGCAGGAATAACTTTAACAAAGGAAAACGTCGTAGCTTAAGACATGGTTTTGCGTGGTGTGCGGTCTTTTGTCGTGATCGGAGTGGTTGAGTTTCATCGGTAGGGAGGTAGGTACGCGGCGTCGGCGTACGCGCTAGCGCGGACTGGTTGTGACGGAGCCGCGGTCGGTGGTGACCAGGAGGGTACCAAAAGTGAGGCGAGTATTGTGGAGGCGACAGCGGAGCCACCACAGGTTCGTTGCGCAACTCGTCCATCTTGAATCGTGGTTCGTGGTAACAAATGTTGTACGGGTCCCGGTAATTATTATCCTGATTTTTACGCGACCCTGGTAAGTGTGATAAGGCCCCGTATCACCTATagataatatgtgtattatctatagtatcatcataatattcttattgataaaatatcaatgCTTAATATTGACGATAGTGTGTGGATGTGTGATCAAAATCCAAAAATTCATAACTTCATAACGATGACTTAACCAAATActaaaatacgatattatattatactatttggtCTAACACAGTAACGTGAAAGACTGACAACAGTACCAGAATTTAACACAGAAATcagtataatacctaataattgttGACTTTTCGTCGattgttatcaatttttgtcGTAGGTACGAgacaaaatctttaaaaatctttttataGATCTTGGGCACGAGACGCTGACTATTTTAATCGGCCACAAATTaacaaatcaatttaatttaaaatacggGCATACACGGCTTGGTCAAAACGGAAAACAATCGGTAATTATCTTTAAAAGCAGTACTTCGCttactgaattttttttcatacactgCATACTTTGttctaatgattttttttaatttcccaaAGGAAGTATTTATGTATGATACTGCTCTAGGGgcaatgatttaaatatttgtatacttacctttttatgattttatatgataaaattacgAAAACTTTTCATTCAATTCAAGTACCTCTACGGCTCTACTTATCTGTTGGAACAAGGCCCAACACTCGAACTGAAATTGTAGTATCTAATGTTGGTACCTCAATTTTtggatttattaatttgtttgtttgcgTTTCAAATTCTTTGATCAGTTTATAAAGGAATCGTTTTCGACATGTCGGCAGATGAAGTAGAATCGGAAATTCATTTCATGAAAACTTATGGTATAATGAAATGGGACGAACTAATGTAAGCAAGTATACAATTCTTAAaccaatgttattttttatttagtacttatttatttatattaatattttacataacataaGAATGTTAAATGATGATCGTAAATCACTCAACCAGAAAATTGCACTTGGGTTGGCCACCAAAGAGGAATTGTTGAAGCAAATAAAAGTCGAATTAAATATGTTGGATACATGTCAACTTAAAATTGATGTAAGACTGACAGctgatattatttcaattacttattattgttattatttttttttttttttttcatagcaaGAAATGAAAGAAAATGACACAGAGTATATCAACACTGAAATACTTACCATTTTATCAAATCGTATCAATGATATGTACAACTGTATGTTTCTACTGTTTCCTGTTGAAAAGACTTCACTATCAGAATATATTGAATTCTGCTCAAATAATGTAAGTCAATAAATTACAAcctaaatgattttaatattataaataagatgagttttttaatttttatattttccctaAAGATTATTGAAAATCTCAAAAacctactttatataataattttatgtttatgatgAGTTATGATCGATGACTAATTGAAAAGTATGCCTACTTGCATATCGTCGGCTAATAGGCCAATTGTTGTAACTCTCAATAATGAAATTGTTCAGGAGGcactaaaatatagttttttttatgattctgTTAACTTACAagcttaatttttgtttttttagattctaaaataatgtatttataaaggAATGTCATACTTACTaaacttaatacaatatgatatattgttatgttactCCAAAGTGAAGTTGGGTTACACTACTTggcctacaataatattaattattgtggcTTGATAATTTCAGACAGTGATGGATGCTGTAAttgacttaaaataattaaattgtgcCAATTACTGTAACCCtcaataaaatatcttattataaagtataatagtaGTTGAAGACAACAAGTGATATTCAATTAAAcctgtttattgtttataaatataagaacagtattgtaataaatattaaaaacagcacttataaattatgtatgattAATAGGAattcaacaacaaataaaaattaaatgtattattaaaaaacaaaaaaaaataaaaacaattactcaaccactattaggtacctactattagttttttacagtataggtaactaatatacaattataaaatatttaacaaaaattatgacAATAAAGGTGTGGTACCTTTAATTTTGATCTCGTTCAGTCTCTGTATTACAGTCTTCTTCATCAGTCTCCTGTAGTGTATCTTCCACTATTTCATttctttttaatgaaatatattctcTATGATACCTGTTAGGTATGACACCACTTTCGcaaagttttaataaatcagTGTATTTTGCCACTGATATtggaagtatttttttaaatgctggTTGAGGTTCTGAATTTTTCGGTAACTGTTTGTCTTTAGAATGTCTACGCTCTTTTGTTTGAGCAATTGTAACAGTTTTTTCTTCACTTCCTGATTCataacaaaaattcaataaaatagtagatgatttttttgggaaagtaactttttttaattcactcatttttattttttgtccatCATCTGTTGTTGTCAATATAGGGAAATTATCGGATTGAAGTTTTTTGAAATCTTTAAAATCTGTATGTTTAAGAACAAAAACTTCATATGGTTTTGGCTTGTTTCTAGAATTCACAATTATAGTTGGCCACTCAGACGGTgcccaaacaattttttttttaagtttgaatcAATTGCTGAATGAACAGAGTCTACCGGCATATAAGTATGTCCAGgttgtaaatatgttatactaaCAGAATTAATGTTTATAGCTACTTTATTCATGAAACAAAATATTGCTGAAagaactttattatatttattttggccCGGGCATGAGTCACAAAATAATGATACAGTATTAACAGTGGATCTTTCTTCAACAATTGTTAAGTACTTAATCAAAGTAGAGCATATTTCATTAAAACCTCTTAGACCATCCTGTTCTCCCCAAACAAAGCAATAACCGTTGCGAGTACCGCTTTCATAAAGTGTTTCGTTATACATAGTACATTTCCTTGAATAAAATAGAAGCATACTATCTCCATGAggagtatttaaaattttttgtaaatcaaacGATGTACATACAAAAGACAtgtcatttttagattttacttGTTCTTCTAAGTGAACAGTTTTTGAATATTCAGCATTTTTAACAAGTTTCTCAAACTTAACTTTTTGTACCTCAGTTAAATTATCTTcactaatatttttcatactttCACATACATTGCATTTATCCTTCTTAGGTATATGAAACCCTATGTTAAACTTGTTGGtgaaaatttttctaaaaactgtTTCACTAACTATTTCAGATTTTAGCGATTCACAGTGAATCTTATATGCTCTATAAACAGCAGAAATGTTTTTATGTTCAGCAGGTAAGTATTTTTTGGTGTACTGGCCCTACAATAGTGAGATGGAACAGCTggtaatgatttaataaattgattaactGTTTGTAGATTACTAGCAGGTGTTTTATTTGAGGGTTTATTTTTACCTCGGTTATCTTTTTTAGCagttaataatttagatttatttgaaTCAGTGTATTTTAGATAGGTCTGTGTAATATAaagtgttttcaaaaaaaattgttgacaaaCTTTTGTCATTACACCATCAATTGGTAGAAAATAAGAATTTGAACAGGTTTTTTTAATATCAGTAGAACTTGAGTATCTTCTTTTTACTGGCCCAGTCTGTATTGATGCTATAAGAAAATCTTTTCTCTGCTGACCATCTAGTTCATAGAATGCttcgaaaatattttgtcttaatTCTTCAGTTATAATACCATAactattttgacacttttttgAGTAGCACGGGTTCGGTTGGACagatttttctttaattacaGTCCCTTTTCTAGTCTTATATGATTTTCCTTCTATTCTGAGTGTTGCATTTATCTTGTGTTTATTACCTCTAGACAATTTCTTGTAGGCACTTACACCAATCTgtgtattatcataattatgtgCTTCTTCAAGTACCTCAACCTCCATGGTATGACAACTATTGTTTATGCTATTAgcttcattaattataatattatttatattataatcatttgtaCACATGTTCACTTCaaatgtaacattattattaataatactacagTTTTCTAGgcaatttgtatttgtattattagtgctcagttcattattattaatttctgttgGTATGTTAATAACTATACAATCTTGAACACAAGTCATAGAGTCTTGAGTTATTTGTTCATCTACTTCATCTTGATTAGAAAAGACAACTTCTGTATCTTCATTTATTTTCAATGGAATAGAGTTTACccatttttgaacatttttcattttattaattgattttaattgattaCTTACATTTTGCTGATCGTTTGTATTCTGTCTTTGTTGTAATTATTTGGCAAAACAAGGTTTATCATCTTACTAGCCCTATTCAATTTAGTTTTGGTATTCATAATGATATTGAAACGCTGTACACAATTAACTACAAAAAACCTGCATTAAAACTATAACTAGTTTACTAGTCTTATACTGTTATTATCTTCTTATTAGCTTAAGTtctttaacataattcatttaaCCCGTCGTTGGTCGCGTGGTGAGATATTCTCtcattacgatattattttggTCACCACTGTCTGTTATATCGGTTTATTGCCTATTAGTTGTGCTATACCTTATCAGATACTGATAATCTAAAAATAGATGGGCATTAAACGActttgtaatttattacatattttcagTATCCGTTTAACGTGACTCGTATACACACGGTGAGAGAAATTCTCTATATGCGACCAAACAAGTACGTTTTTTCTgtgaattattttactatggATAATAACATATCTGCATGGCTTGAGGAAGCTGACGATGATATGTTAGATGATTTTGACCCCGATGAAGATGACAGTGATGGAGACGTATTAGATAATCCAGAAAATAGTTCAagaataaaaagtttaattattttttttttttagtaataacaatatattaatgctcgtttattcaaattttaatgtgtaatgtattttgtaaaaaagaaaaaatatatatagtttataagtgctcatttatataataaatgtgttttggtagtttattacatattataagacTTATTGAAGAAAGTGAGAGAATCTCTCACCACGCGACCAAAGGAGTACAAAAAAAAGACGCGACCAACGACGGGTTaagcataaaaataaagtttattgttttaaaataaaatgttctacgATGACTGATTAGGTTTCTTATCAGTcgaattgttattataaactctattatttttatttatatcagtgTTTTCAACGAATaacaacattatattgtaatagttataataatataaataatataacaataaattaccgtattaatataaataaaacgtagtagaaaataatacttaagtataattttatagtggGTTACACTATTTGGCCTGTAAGATTGTAGACCACCTAAAACACTATATAGGGATATGCTGTAGAGTGTAGGCTTACACTAATTGGCTTGCTgaagaaaaaattgtttgaacatGACGTTGATATTAACGTCGTGGCTTACATCAATTGACACTGTTTTAACAGTGTGgcttacactaaaaaaaatttaattatgttgaATTTAGACAGGAATTAATCATTTGAGGGTTACAATATTTGGCCACAATGTGTATTTTCTCTATAATAATCCATTTCAATCATAACCTGAAATTAGAAAAAAGTGAGGGTTACATCAATTGGCCTATTAGCCGACGATATTGATTATTATGACTATCAAAAATTAGTTATGGGCAACGGTATAATTTTGTGTATCGATATTGTTCCGATTTTGTTGATATTGTATCATGATATCATAAGCTATCGTAATTAGTAAGATATTGATGTCctgtctaatatattttttaattattttaaatattatctatttaaagAGATGTGAGTGCTGTAAATTTACCAGGTAAACTTTtactggaaaaaaaatttaccgtaaattgaatatcattcaaATATAAGATACTTCActgcagtggcgtggcgaacttcattaacttatgatgcacaataatttatattagtaattatgtatttacgtaaatggtaactgagaaAGATTGGCTTAGTCTTGGTgtgtagttaataaaatatttatgtgaaaTGCCCCTAATCTCCAGGACACCTACCACCCTTTAaactgaggcacgtgcctcaaattAAGTCCTTCGTCCCGCCACTGCTTCactgtaacaataattatatggtaaacctatgtaaaataaatatacagagaaacttccatttaacgaaatattttcgagaacaaaatttaacaaaatattctataatcCAAATTGTTTTTGTTCCCCATAAGATTTTGTAATATGGAAGTTAGGCTGTAGTAATTCTTGTATGAGACcataaataatgatgataaacaATAGctaaattataaacacataagacaataaataatatataataattaatttaatataatttattaatatctgtttcaataattttagtattaattttaaagttattttaataataataataattaatatttgaatgtcGATAATACATTTTCACATTGTATATCTAACTATTATATTGAGAaagttatgaatttaaattttgaaataaccattgaaatacctataacaagaagaatttgattattattcttgaaatatttatttaaccattataaattcttaattgcagacattatttattactaaatgtaGTAACATGTTGAATACACTTATGTTGAGATACCATAGTGATCCTGAAGTATATATAACTGCAGCGACATATGAATTTGATGATCGAAATGATGTTGAATCAGCTAGACAATATTTCACAGAAGgattaaaatatcacaaaaattgTAAGAGCTTATACGTAGAAGAGTTCTGGGTAGAAGTACAACATTTAGAAAAGACTGCAGGTGCCTCACTTCCAATTGCCATTGGAAAATATAGAAACCTCATAAAACGTTTTGAAGGTGATATtgaatttcattttatattactgGACAGAGCAATAAAATTAAGTGCAGTTAGAGAACTTCAATGTAATATTGTCAGGTATTGATTAGGTATTAAAAGAAAGAAGTTAGTGTACATAattagaaatgtattttttttatgtagagaTATGGTCAGAAAGTATAGACATAGTGAACTAATGTGGCAAAAATTAGCTAAAATTCATTTTGATGGTTTTATCTATCATCGAGAAACTGAGCAATtacattatgataaaaattatattagtggTATTAGGTCAgtatccaaaaattaaaaaaaaaaaatttttaccataatttgttttatagaaaCTGCATTAAAACATATGAAGACggattaaaagaaaatttaccattaaaaaataaacataagttatggaacttttatattgatcatattatagaaatacGGAAATCTTATCGCatgaaaaaagaaacaataagaAATTTTATGAATGAAACAATGGAGCGAGCCTTTCAAGAAGCACACAATAACAAAGCATTACATAAATCTGAACATTACATTTATTGGGTACATTTTCATAaagtattactatttaatacaaaaatcgtttgtttgtttatttttattcaggctaaaaacacaaatatagaATGTCATAGTGTTCTGAGAAAAGGAGTTGAAGTGATAGAAGATAGTGTAGAACTTTGGATtactttaatatcatattatttaagctACGACAGTCTTGAAATGGCCATTGAAGCTTTTCAAGCAGGTGTTCGGGCTTTAGCAAACAAATCAATGCCTTTAtggaaaattctaattttatatttggggAACACTCATCCAAAATTggtaaaataagtattaatattttgataatttctcAATGATAaacctacataaaaataattaaatgaaactcAGGCGTTAAAAGTTATCTCGTTAAGATGACGTCAGCGCACCATTTGTTTTATCTCTGACCCACacgcaacatagcaaatttatgtTTAGCAAAACCAACCATGTGTTGTagcttttaatattagagtgaattcacctattatcaaacCTTAAATTAAGAACATTACCTGTGTCCCTACATTGgcttttttagaatattttaatttttatacaatttataaatattttttaattgtagtaATTTACAAGctcataacttaaaaattaaaataggcaAATTAAGGACACAGATTATGTTACTATCTATCTAAACTATCAAAGTTTGATAGTAGCTGAATTCACTATAACATTAATAGCAAAAACACGGGGTTGGTTCTGTTAAATGAAAATTTGGTGTGTGCGCGTAGAAAGAAAACAAATGTGCGTTAACATCCTCTTAATACTTGATGTAGATTATGCTTGTAGAATTTATTGACCAATAATTATATGgtcttaatataaaaaatgtactttacAAATTACCAATATTCTTGCTATAAATTAACTTGAGTCTATATCTTATTACATCTGTGATTTATTCATTCATTTCTAATGTCTATtgtattcttatttaatatataaactacATTGACTATAATGATATCACATGAAATTtgcattttgattttaatcTTGTCTTTATTTGTTCAGTTAATGTAAACTTCACAATATTTAACTTTTCTCTCAAAATAACTGAAACTGTcgatcaattttttatttcctaGTAAACAATGGTATTTTGTTTTGACATcctgtgtaaaatatattttgtctaaaattaaatatttaattgttatacagtGAAATTCCAACTAATCAACACATTTCAGTAGCAGTCAACTCAATATGTTATAATTCcctaagtgttttattatttttttccagtatattttttactctttttctCTTCAATTATAGCAGATCACCCAATAGAAGTATCTATAATCATTAAGTATCAACCATTAAGTATTGGCCCACCGAGTTTTAGTATTTCTAACCTTTGATTACTGTACAGTTTAATAGTttgattcaattatattttctatcaatttttgtactaatttataattattttataaaaataaaattaagaccAAACATTCATAACCGGCCCACCGAGATTTTCTCGGTAGCTCATTGGCCCAATCCGGGCCTGtctataatacttaataaacttGCCTATAAGTAAGTGTTcgataattatatagaatactatagatattattttctcCTTGTGAATATTTTGTGGTTTCTCTATATcagtatttatttcaatttagcTCCAACAATTATATCATGAAGGCTCACATTTTCCATTCCCAGACATTAATTTTGTAATCAGGCCTGAATATTTGGAATGGAGTGTAGTTCACAATGGAATACTTTCAACTCGTGAATTATTCGTTGAACTTAGAGAC
This genomic window from Metopolophium dirhodum isolate CAU chromosome 1, ASM1992520v1, whole genome shotgun sequence contains:
- the LOC132934546 gene encoding U3 small nucleolar RNA-associated protein 6 homolog isoform X1; translation: MSADEVESEIHFMKTYGIMKWDELIMLNDDRKSLNQKIALGLATKEELLKQIKVELNMLDTCQLKIDQEMKENDTEYINTEILTILSNRINDMYNCMFLLFPVEKTSLSEYIEFCSNNTLFITKCSNMLNTLMLRYHSDPEVYITAATYEFDDRNDVESARQYFTEGLKYHKNCKSLYVEEFWVEVQHLEKTAGASLPIAIGKYRNLIKRFEGDIEFHFILLDRAIKLSAVRELQCNIVRDMVRKYRHSELMWQKLAKIHFDGFIYHRETEQLHYDKNYISGIRNCIKTYEDGLKENLPLKNKHKLWNFYIDHIIEIRKSYRMKKETIRNFMNETMERAFQEAHNNKALHKSEHYIYWVHFHKVLLFNTKIVCLFIFIQAKNTNIECHSVLRKGVEVIEDSVELWITLISYYLSYDSLEMAIEAFQAGVRALANKSMPLWKILILYLGNTHPKLLQQLYHEGSHFPFPDINFVIRPEYLEWSVVHNGILSTRELFVELRDIQPECKQLYTTMISLELTQNSGITKLKTIRKLYNDVCNTFGQTDIGVWSDCIRFEYKYGSHKLVKEIYNASLLCLEPDFRNSMTKEFEKLKEEFMEDNPKDGGVIVIDDDE
- the LOC132934546 gene encoding U3 small nucleolar RNA-associated protein 6 homolog isoform X2, translated to MSADEVESEIHFMKTYGIMKWDELIMLNDDRKSLNQKIALGLATKEELLKQIKVELNMLDTCQLKIDQEMKENDTEYINTEILTILSNRINDMYNCMFLLFPVEKTSLSEYIEFCSNNTLFITKCSNMLNTLMLRYHSDPEVYITAATYEFDDRNDVESARQYFTEGLKYHKNCKSLYVEEFWVEVQHLEKTAGASLPIAIGKYRNLIKRFEGDIEFHFILLDRAIKLSAVRELQCNIVRDMVRKYRHSELMWQKLAKIHFDGFIYHRETEQLHYDKNYISGIRNCIKTYEDGLKENLPLKNKHKLWNFYIDHIIEIRKSYRMKKETIRNFMNETMERAFQEAHNNKALHKSEHYIYWAKNTNIECHSVLRKGVEVIEDSVELWITLISYYLSYDSLEMAIEAFQAGVRALANKSMPLWKILILYLGNTHPKLLQQLYHEGSHFPFPDINFVIRPEYLEWSVVHNGILSTRELFVELRDIQPECKQLYTTMISLELTQNSGITKLKTIRKLYNDVCNTFGQTDIGVWSDCIRFEYKYGSHKLVKEIYNASLLCLEPDFRNSMTKEFEKLKEEFMEDNPKDGGVIVIDDDE